CCCTCGCCCGAGGCGGCGAGCCACGGGAGGGCGGCGCGCGTCGTGCGCGCGTGCGCGGTGAGCATCACGTCGAGCGAGCGTTGCCAGGCTGCTTCGAAGCCGTCGGCGTCGAGCGGGGCGCCGATCGCGACGCCGGCGTTGTTGACGAGCACGTCGAGCCCGCCGAGGGCCTCGGCCGACTCGCGCACGACGCGCTCGATCGCCTCGGCGTCGGCGACGTCGAGCGCCCACGCGCGCGCGGCGCCGCCGGCTGCGCGGATCGCCTCCGCAGCTCGTTCCGCGGCGTCGCCGTCGACGTCGGTGACGGCGACGCGCGCGCCGACCTCGGCGAAGAGCGCGGCGGTCGCGCGCCCCATGCCGCTCGCCGCGCCGGTCACGAATGCGACCCTGCCTTCGACCGAGCGGGCGTCCTTCGCGGCGCGGGTCATCGTGCGGTCACCTCCGGCCGTGCGGGGGAAGGGCGAGCGCGCGATTCGAGCACGTCCCCCGTGTGCCGTCCAGCGGGTAGACTCGCCGCTCCCGGGCGCACGCGAGGAGGATGGCGCGATGGCATGGGACTTCAGCACGGACCCCGCGTTCCAGGCCGAGCTCGACTGGATCCGCGCGTTCGTCCGCGAGGAGATCGAGCCGATCGACGCGCTGTTCTCGCGCGAAGGGCTCGTCTACGACACGCAGCACCCCGTGCAGCGCGCCGTGATCCGCCCGCTCCAGGAGAAGGTGAAGGCGCGCGGGCTCTGGGCCTGCCACCTCGGGCCGGAGCTCGGCGGCCTCGGCTACGGCCAGGTGAAGCTCGGGCTGATGAACGAGATCCTCGGGCGCTCGGCGTGGGCGCCGAGCGTCTTCGGCTGTC
This region of Myxococcota bacterium genomic DNA includes:
- a CDS encoding SDR family NAD(P)-dependent oxidoreductase produces the protein MTRAAKDARSVEGRVAFVTGAASGMGRATAALFAEVGARVAVTDVDGDAAERAAEAIRAAGGAARAWALDVADAEAIERVVRESAEALGGLDVLVNNAGVAIGAPLDADGFEAAWQRSLDVMLTAHARTTRAALPWLAASGEGRVVNVASTEALGATAGISPYTAAKHGVVGLTRSLAIELARHGITVNCVCPGSIVTGMTSVIPEAAREKFARRRVPLRRYGEPEEVAHMVLSLALPAASYTTGAVLAVDGGLTIQNT